In Minwuia thermotolerans, the genomic window CGCCCATGCATCTGCGCGTTAGGATTGCGGTTGGCGTACTCGCGCGCGGTGACGGCGATGCCGCCAAGCTGCTCAACGGTGGTGCCATACTCGTGCATGTGGCGTCGGCCGATCAGAGCATAGAGCTGCGACGGCGCCGTGAAGCCGTGCGGCACGAGGAAATTGTCGTAGTTGGGATCCTGGCCCTGGAGGAGCTTGTAGGTGTCGCTCGTACCGGGCCGCCGTTGCGAGCGTCCGTTCAGGGTCCGGTAGGCGACCACGTAGTTGGCCTGGCCGGTGGCGACGGCCATCGCCGCGTGCCCGACCAAGGCGCAGGCCGGCCCGCCTCCGAAATCGAGCACGCCGGCGTAGCGGACGCTGCCGAGGCCGAGGTTGTGGGCGACCCACGCGTCGGAGACGCCGTGCTGCGAGGCGCCATAACGGATCAGGCCGTCGATCTCGTCCATCTCGACGCCCGCCTCCTCGACCGCGGCGCTAATCGCCTCCAGCGCCAGGCGGAGCTCGCTGCGCCCTGAACTGCGCGAAAACTCGGTCTGACCGATGCCGACGATTGCGGCGCGGTCCTTGATGGATTCCGTCATCTGCATACTCCTTTCGAGCGGCGGTGCGACCCGGGCTCAGGGATTGATGTGGATGATCTCCGGATTGGCCTTGCTATCGGCGACGTAGCAGAAGTCCAGGCCGTAGTAGGCGCGGTTCTTCTCGTCGATGCCGATCGGGCCGGCCACGCCTTGGTACTCGATCTGCTGCATCGCCTTGATTACCTTGTCGGTGTCCGTGAAGGTCCCCGCCTTCTCGATCGCCGCCGCCAGCAGGAAGTAGAAGTCGTAGTTCCACATCACGGCGTAGAGGTTGTCGGGATCCTTCTCGCCGACGAACGCCTTGTACTCCTCGGCGAGCTGGCGGGCCTCCGGCGTGCTGGGATTGTCGAGATTGGCCCCGGCAAGGATGTTCGCGGCGAACGGGCGCGTGAAACCCGCCTTCTGCACGTTGCGGCAGCTCACCGCGTAGCTGAACAGTCGCGGCGCCGCGTCGATCTCCTCGTTGGTCCGCGCCGCTAGGACCACCGGCTCGATGTCCCAGCCGGTGAACAGGAGGTCCGGCTTCGTCGCGCGGATGCGCGTGAGCGAGGCCGACAGGTCAGTCGCGCCCTCGGGGTAGACCTCGACCGCTGCAATCTCGAAGCCCTGCGCCTTGAAGCCTTCCTGCATCGGCTCGAGAAGCTCCTCGGTGGTGGCTTCCTGGCGCAGCAGGAAGGCGACGCTCTTGGCATCGGGGAAAATTTGCCGTGCGCCCTTGGCAGTCAGGCCCACGCGCACCGGGACCGGCGGAATGGTGATGACCATATGCTTGGTCTGGTCGATCTGCGCCGCCG contains:
- a CDS encoding ABC transporter substrate-binding protein, producing MRRGYLASGFLALALAAGFGGAAAAQDTIKLGFIAERAGGYAAYGIPNYNGSRLAIKKINEAGGVTVDGKQYDLELVVRDSRTDERQASAAAVELISDVGVNFLFGAIGRLAPVVLQLSEANGVIYFTSSSSAAAQIDQTKHMVITIPPVPVRVGLTAKGARQIFPDAKSVAFLLRQEATTEELLEPMQEGFKAQGFEIAAVEVYPEGATDLSASLTRIRATKPDLLFTGWDIEPVVLAARTNEEIDAAPRLFSYAVSCRNVQKAGFTRPFAANILAGANLDNPSTPEARQLAEEYKAFVGEKDPDNLYAVMWNYDFYFLLAAAIEKAGTFTDTDKVIKAMQQIEYQGVAGPIGIDEKNRAYYGLDFCYVADSKANPEIIHINP